The Oncorhynchus nerka isolate Pitt River linkage group LG3, Oner_Uvic_2.0, whole genome shotgun sequence genome includes the window CACATCAAGAGACGCCACACCAAGGAGATGAATTACTTCTGTGAATTCTGCTTGTACGCCTGTGTGGCAAAGTGCGACTACGAAAAGCACTGTCTTAGTAACAAGCACAACAAACGAGTCATGGAAAGCAGGGAATCCTCTGGCCTCTCGTCACCCACGGACAAGAAGCCAGCCGAACAGGCTCAAATCTTTGCCTCCACAACGACTCAGACCCGGGCGTCCAAGCGTGCCCTCGGTGCCAGGTTCCAGCTGCAGTGCGGGAGTTGCGAATTCAGGGTCAGCAACTCTGCTTTGCTGGAGAGCCACGCTCGGCTAAAGCACCATGGCGAGCATCGCTTCCTCTGTAACGTCTGCCACTACTACACCGCTACATCTGAGTGGATGGACACACACGTGTCCTCGGAGAGCCACCAGCGTGTGGCTGAGGAGAAAAACGCAGGGTCCTCCTTTGAGGACTGCGTTGAGAAGGTGAGTGTAGATGCGGTCAGTGACGACATGCTGACAGATGACGTGGCAGTAGGGGTCATCGGACACGATGGAGAGCTGCACCCTGATGTTAATGAGGAAGCGAAGGCCGTGTTGGAGAACATGGAAGAGCACATGGACGAGAGAATCCCTCCCAagtggaggagaggcaggccAAAGGGGCCCACTGCAACTACATGTGAATACTGTGGCCTTCTCGCCTCCAATAGTACCAATCTAAACGTGCATATTCGTCGTAAGCACAGCCGGCAGTACAGCTACACCTGCAGGCTTTGTTCTTACAACTGTGTGACGAAAGGCGACATGGACCGCCACTGTGTCACAAAGAAGCACCGTAAACGCGCGGAGGATGCTAGCAGCGATGGCCAAGTGGACCTGGATACATCAGTGCAGGTCGTGAGTACAGAGTCAGGGTCTCAGGCCAGCGAGGGTGAGGCTATACATCAGAATAGTCCAGTCAGAGGAGGGTCCAAAAGAGAGGGGGGGGCCATGGACAAAGAAGGGGAGCTGTCGCAAGACGACGACAAAGCACAAGTGAGCAGCCCGAAAAAGAGCAAGTACGACTTGGTCAACTCCTGCAGCCATTGCAAGTTTGTAGCTCATTCGATTCCCTCCCTCGACCTCCACGTGAAGAGGAGACACACCCGGGACTTTGAGTTTGTGTGCCTGGCGTGCAGCTACTATGCGGTCACGCGTCGAGAGATGTCTCGCCACGCCTCCACGGACAAGCATAAGCAGAAGAGCGAGGTCTACCTAGAGAACCTGGAGAGCTTCGTGGCGAAAGACCTGGCGCAGCCGGAGGAGGAGGccacagagctggggaacagagctgACCCTGATGCTGACAACAATGCTCGCACTGAGGATCCTTCCCCTTCAGTGTCCCCTGACACAGACATGGAGCAGCCCGCTAACACAGACACAACTACAGACCAGCCTAAcattatagacacagaccaacccaCAGACACAGACCAACCCTTAGACACAGACCAGCccaacaacacagacacagaccagcTCCCTATCATCGATGCAGAGAAACCCACAGATGCAGACCAACCTACAGACACAGACCAGCCCAACAACACAGACACGGACCAGCTCCCTATCATCGATGCAGAGAAACCCACAGACACAGATGCAGACCAACCTACAGACACAGACCAGCCCAACAACACAGACACGGACCAGCTCCCTATCATCGATGCAGAGAAACCCACAGACACAGATGCAGACCAACCTACAGACACAGACCAGCCCAACGATACAGACAAGGACCAGCCCCCTTGCACTGATACAGACCAACCCACTAACACAGATACAGACCAATCCAAAGACATAGACCAGCCCAACATCACTGACATAGACCAGCCCAACATCACTGACATAGACCAGCCCAACATCACTGACATAGACCAGCCCAACATCACAGACACAGACCAGCCCCCTATCACCAATACAGAGCAACCCACAGACACAGCTACAGACCAGCCCACAGACACCGAACACCCCACACAGACTTCTGACGTTTTGAGCAACGAGCATGCAGCCCCAATAGTGGAAGTTAGTGGCACTGTTGTTGAGGAAAACACTGAGATTCAGGTGGCTGGTGAGGCATCCAGTGGTGGCGCGGAACAAACCAGCAACGAAGCCCCAGGTACAATTGAGCCTCAGGAAGCACCAACAGAAATCACCATAACACCGCCTGAGGAAGGCCAGAAGGAAGGGGtcgaggcagaggcagaggcagaggcagaggcagagccaGTCTGTTCCGACGACGACGTTGAGATGGCAGATGAGAAACCTCGCATCTCTTCCCCAGAGAAACAGCTCACCAGGGCACTGCCATTCGATGCTTGCATCGTACCTCTCAAGTCCTTGACTGAAGCCGAGCTGGCTCTGCATGAAGAACGAATGGCTCACTCTGTTGAGGGACACTCTGGCCCGGCTGTAAGTGGCCTGGCCGGGGCGGGCAGTTTTCAGAAGATCAAAAGAACCAAACCTGTAGGGGCTTCAGGTCTGTCCAAGCGGTTAACTCCCAACCCCCGCATCCGCTGCGAGGACTGTGGCTTCGTGGCGGACGGCATGAGCGGCCTCAATGTGCACATCTCCATGAAGCACCCGTCCAAGGAGAAGCACTTCCACTGCATGCTGTGCGGCAAGTCCTTCTACACGGAGAGCAACCTGCACCAGCACCTGACCAGCGCCGCCCACCTGCGCAACGAGCAGGCCAGCATCGAGGAGCTTCCGGAGGGCGGCGCCACCTTCAAGTGCGTGAAGTGCACGGACCCGTTCGAGACGGAGCAGGAGCTGTTCATGCACATCAAGGAGAAGCACGAGGAGCTGTTGCGCGAGGTCAATAAGTACGTCCTGGAGGACACGGAGCAGATCAACCGCGAGCgcgaggagaaccagggcagcgTGTGCAAGCACTGCGGCAAGGTGTGCAAGAGCAGCAACTCCATGGCCTTCCTGGCTCACATccgcacacacacaggtacgtcGTTTCCCAACACACTTATTTGAAAACCTTCACTGatatagttttttatttttatgatacATACTTCATTTTTTTAACAAGTTATTATAAAGTCATTGGTAACTGCGTCACTCATATTCATCGGTGTTATTATACAGTGTATTCCCCACTTAGAATTTACCAGCCGTGTCAATCATTGCATGCGTTTGGACATCAGGTTTTGAGATACTGGGGTCGAGACTATATTAGGGGCTGGACAGGTATCAGAGGAGAGACGTGGTTCGTGTAGTGGTGGGAGCTTAGGCCACGCGTTGGAGAAAAGGAGAAGGTAAAGACTGAGCTGCAGGAGGAGAGATGCTAATGGACCACGGATTAGGATTCCCTGTGCACCGCATGGTCAAAGACATGTGCGACTCATAATTGATGTGTCCATTACCAAGACTCAGTTGTAATTATAGTCAATAAGTCTCTGTAAATGTGTTAAAGCTTAGGCTAAAAGCATTGGAGACCCAAAGAGAGGTGGGCTAATAATTTAAAATAATCAATGCAGGCGTATTCAAAGCCCTTAAtttcccttgtgtgtgtgtgtgtgtgtgtgtgtaatttgtgtgtgtgtgtgtaatttgtgtgtgtatgtgtttgtatgtgtaatttgtgtatgtgtgtcagccTACATGGTGAGCTGATTATCCTCAATCCATTAAGATTTATCTTGTCATTTATAATGCAAATCAGGGTTCGGCTGGTCAGGTCTATGACTGGGGAATGTTTGGCGGGTTAAGAATAGAGGGCGCTCCATTACTCTTCCTTGACCATGTGTATTAATTGCTTTTAAAATCAACTTAATGTAGGAATGAGAAGTGAGGGCGCCATCAATAAATGCCCTTCTCTGCTTCCTCCGGTCCGTCCCCCTTACAGCCCAAACTTTAATGGGACTTTAATTGGAGTACAGGCAGAGCTCTATGGCCGGGTCTGGgtggattatgtgtgtgtgtgtgtgtgtgtgtgtctgtgtctctctctgtgtgtgtggagtgacTGACTAATGGCCGCGGAGTGTTAAGATGTGTGGACCGTCTCGGAGAGTTGACGGAGAGGTTGCCAGTAGCAAAGTCAATGAGAGTGCTGCCACGACGCACTATGGTAGTCTGGTCATGTGGGTCAGAATCCTCACCTACTCAGGCTGCTGCTTCTTTctctaagtgtgtgccctcaccCATCACTGAGACGACATGATGAGGCCTACTTCTGTTTGTGATGACCTCTCAACTTCTAATATGGGGGAAGAGTCACCGTGGTTTCACCATTGCGAACCGGTTCAGGTTGGCAAATGGTCTGTTTTGCTGAGGTACGTCCTACTATTGATTAATTCCGCAAAATAAAAGCATACGAGCAGAGCAACTAACTGTCTTTACTTTGGCATTCCCCTCGTGTCTCTAATGGCTCAACAAAACCACTCTGTGGTTACGTGGTTATGGGGAGACACACATTACTGTACAGTAAGACTGAATTGCAATTCTGTTTGTTGTACAGTCGAGTAGTCAGAAAGGACGCACAACATGAATAAGAGAAAGCTTGTGAGGCCCAATGATCAACATTTTGATGTATCctttgtgtgatgttttgttgaATCTGTAATATCCGTTTATGAGCCTACTACAGCATTTCATGTTGCCATGTAAACAACACCATTACTCTGGGTCCAGCTGAGGAAAAGTGTTACTTAAGCAAATGAAAACAGTGACACTTTAAGAAGATGTGTTTATCAAAGTCAAGGGCACATTTTGGAGGTCTCGACTGAGTAGTGTCGTTATTTTTTTTAGGTGGCTTTTTCGATTGAATTATCTCTTTTATTTATGAGTTTGctctttcttttttttgtttGCCTCTTTGTAGAATGCACCTATTTCTTAGCATTTTGACAGCTTATGctagttattattattgctaaGTTCCCTCATAACATTGAGTTATTCTCTATTTGTATGTGGTCATTTATCGTGTACACTTCTTCCAGTGCTGTGGAACAGGACTGTGGGCTCCGCCAGTGTTTGGACTGGGAGCACGTCCAGATGGTTTTAATTAAACCAAGATTTTATTTACCTGATTAATCAGTGAAATCAGGAGATGGTGGGAGGCTGCACGCATATTTGTCAATTTGTCCCCTGGAGAAAAAAAAAGACTTCCATTTTTGCCAATGAGGATGCAACTGGATTTGCATTTTGAGCTAAATTGGTCACTTTTTCACTTGAGAGAGCTGTCTGACCTCCTGAGGCCTGGGGTGGGTTGAAGTAATg containing:
- the LOC115141333 gene encoding zinc finger protein 407-like — translated: MDGELRSGKEINEDKVPHHGDTGNVSTEEMESGGSPSLAKRPRPDDVTADSTGEIEEDTGGEMADGKESDQPPRAEMNITPETCYGCACPICGFVAKTPTSLKIHSKRKHTSRGKTRGVSSAEVLVEIDGSTTGATAQSSNDKIGGDTEWKVSSRERQQDATESQGSEAGGSEGEVTSIIAKEEIAEKQGTGREAFDRKVTPIATEEIAEEEQENTPGKKMVGKRGTKPKTIHACSYCGHEFKDKPSLDTHIKRRHTKEMNYFCEFCLYACVAKCDYEKHCLSNKHNKRVMESRESSGLSSPTDKKPAEQAQIFASTTTQTRASKRALGARFQLQCGSCEFRVSNSALLESHARLKHHGEHRFLCNVCHYYTATSEWMDTHVSSESHQRVAEEKNAGSSFEDCVEKVSVDAVSDDMLTDDVAVGVIGHDGELHPDVNEEAKAVLENMEEHMDERIPPKWRRGRPKGPTATTCEYCGLLASNSTNLNVHIRRKHSRQYSYTCRLCSYNCVTKGDMDRHCVTKKHRKRAEDASSDGQVDLDTSVQVVSTESGSQASEGEAIHQNSPVRGGSKREGGAMDKEGELSQDDDKAQVSSPKKSKYDLVNSCSHCKFVAHSIPSLDLHVKRRHTRDFEFVCLACSYYAVTRREMSRHASTDKHKQKSEVYLENLESFVAKDLAQPEEEATELGNRADPDADNNARTEDPSPSVSPDTDMEQPANTDTTTDQPNIIDTDQPTDTDQPLDTDQPNNTDTDQLPIIDAEKPTDADQPTDTDQPNNTDTDQLPIIDAEKPTDTDADQPTDTDQPNNTDTDQLPIIDAEKPTDTDADQPTDTDQPNDTDKDQPPCTDTDQPTNTDTDQSKDIDQPNITDIDQPNITDIDQPNITDIDQPNITDTDQPPITNTEQPTDTATDQPTDTEHPTQTSDVLSNEHAAPIVEVSGTVVEENTEIQVAGEASSGGAEQTSNEAPGTIEPQEAPTEITITPPEEGQKEGVEAEAEAEAEAEPVCSDDDVEMADEKPRISSPEKQLTRALPFDACIVPLKSLTEAELALHEERMAHSVEGHSGPAVSGLAGAGSFQKIKRTKPVGASGLSKRLTPNPRIRCEDCGFVADGMSGLNVHISMKHPSKEKHFHCMLCGKSFYTESNLHQHLTSAAHLRNEQASIEELPEGGATFKCVKCTDPFETEQELFMHIKEKHEELLREVNKYVLEDTEQINREREENQGSVCKHCGKVCKSSNSMAFLAHIRTHTGSKPFKCKICNFATAQLGDARNHVKRHLGMREYKCHICGWAFVMKKHLSTHLLGKHGLGQPKERKFECDLCDRSFSEKWALNNHMKLHTGDKPHKCAWPSCHYAFLTLSAMKDHYRTHTGEKSFLCDLCGFAGGTRHALTKHRRQHTGERPFKCQLCGFASTTQSHLTRHKRVHTGEKPYRCPWCDYRSNCAENIRKHILHTGKHEGVKMYNCPKCDYGTNSPMDFRNHLKEHHPDIENPDLAYLHAGIVSKSFECRLKGQGATFVEVDTAFDGAFPVRRVGSMEGLEGQEGVQQVIIIQGYGSGEMAFDQALEESAAATLRDLAMAGQVAEVLHITEDGQVISSGREVSAGGAHHLAGGTTRYVLLESGGSAAGGHGGHGGGATHHHMVSESSTALDALLSAVSEMGQQEEDSQEVMTQEVVSEVVEEEEEVEVKTEEEVWEEQQVQEEQVVQEVLQFAASHLMKEGLTQVIVNDEGTHYIVTELDDNTLQVEGTMYTQHQGGEEGQAGERMVYYLDGTPHNVVLEKVEVD